A single region of the Changchengzhania lutea genome encodes:
- a CDS encoding group II intron maturase-specific domain-containing protein, which translates to MNRIKPSKDSCKSVKAKIKLVVNKNKASQPVELIQQLNPIIRGWCNYHRHISANKQFNSLDCYVWNTIWKWAKRRHPNKGGIWIKGKYFKSNSTSNWVFSGKDKKGNEFQLIKANRTKVVRHRLIRGNANPFDPQWDKYFHCRRVIWSARKPRKNSHIRIYR; encoded by the coding sequence ATGAATCGAATAAAGCCATCAAAAGATAGCTGTAAATCAGTAAAAGCTAAAATCAAGTTAGTTGTCAATAAAAACAAGGCTTCTCAACCTGTAGAACTTATCCAACAACTCAACCCTATTATTAGAGGATGGTGTAACTATCATAGACATATCTCGGCTAATAAACAGTTCAACAGCCTTGATTGTTATGTTTGGAATACTATTTGGAAATGGGCCAAGAGGAGACATCCAAACAAAGGAGGGATATGGATTAAAGGCAAGTACTTTAAATCTAACTCTACCAGTAACTGGGTCTTTTCGGGGAAGGATAAGAAAGGTAATGAGTTTCAACTAATTAAAGCTAATCGGACTAAAGTTGTCCGACATAGGTTGATTAGAGGTAATGCCAACCCGTTCGATCCTCAATGGGATAAATACTTTCATTGCAGAAGAGTAATTTGGTCGGCAAGAAAACCTAGAAAAAACAGCCATATCAGGATTTATCGGTAA
- a CDS encoding PD40 domain-containing protein, translated as MRNNNFIIAVLVFALFLNACNTKNQKSKDNDSPTIETAYFGEKPPGLIPVAFAPDIVSPEGLFEGGTFSPDMKEYYFSRKNGKYEKRTFFVIRYENNSWGNESETDIKWPSFSEDGNMIYGGKEYRERTDTGWSQLKSLGEFLKDQAHGISLSSNGTYYFGFREKEGRGYGSIRYSRLIDGKREKPVKMSKEINTGKYIAHPFIAPDESYLMWDAEREGGYGGSDCYISFRQQDGSWGAAINMGDKINTSSNESSPSVTHDGNYLFFSRGDWEVKEDGITNWVGKTYWVDAQVIENLRPNNKP; from the coding sequence ATGAGAAATAACAACTTTATAATTGCAGTACTTGTATTTGCACTATTTTTAAATGCTTGCAATACCAAAAATCAGAAATCAAAAGACAATGATTCACCAACTATAGAAACCGCCTATTTTGGAGAAAAGCCACCGGGATTAATTCCTGTAGCGTTTGCTCCTGACATTGTTTCTCCAGAAGGGCTTTTTGAAGGTGGTACGTTTTCACCAGATATGAAGGAGTACTATTTCTCTAGGAAAAATGGAAAATATGAAAAACGTACATTTTTTGTTATTCGATATGAAAATAATAGTTGGGGGAACGAATCTGAGACCGATATAAAATGGCCAAGCTTCTCTGAGGATGGTAATATGATATACGGTGGAAAGGAATATAGGGAACGAACCGACACTGGTTGGTCGCAACTCAAAAGTCTTGGAGAATTCTTGAAAGACCAAGCACACGGTATCTCGCTTTCATCTAATGGAACCTATTATTTTGGTTTTCGAGAAAAGGAAGGCAGGGGATATGGTTCTATCCGTTATTCACGTCTCATAGACGGCAAACGTGAAAAGCCAGTAAAAATGAGCAAGGAGATTAACACAGGAAAATATATTGCCCATCCCTTCATTGCTCCGGATGAATCCTATTTAATGTGGGATGCTGAGAGAGAAGGGGGATATGGTGGTAGTGACTGTTATATTAGTTTCAGGCAGCAAGATGGTTCATGGGGAGCAGCAATTAACATGGGCGATAAGATAAACACATCATCAAATGAAAGTAGCCCAAGTGTGACACACGATGGCAATTATTTATTTTTTTCGAGGGGAGACTGGGAGGTTAAAGAAGATGGAATTACTAATTGGGTAGGAAAAACTTATTGGGTGGATGCTCAGGTTATTGAGAATCTCAGACCAAACAATAAACCATAA
- a CDS encoding serine hydrolase domain-containing protein — protein sequence MKNKTGLLLLILLIITNSSFAQQSDPQAPEATSAEVRLLSRDLSELKDPFIDATPTDRKDGILVGELGIDGGNKAMIIKLAQEIADNKHGPFDSFLIAHKGKLIFESYYSRGRINLPHYQASATKTYTGFALGRAIQLGYLTMADLDKPLVSFLKDLDPTKFVAGVEKITLHHALTMTSGIRITKEQEEEFKKNPSLLKGQGKVQAILEHSTPITIASQSFKYGGGPELVMQVIDAVVPGSAKDFIKKELLDKLGITNYGWRTDNVTGLPESGWRSSMTSRDMVKWGTLAVNKGKWNGEQLVPEAFIDRATSRILYTGDDDPFGGGKDVSDYGYGYFWWNAELKSGNKSYFSTSAQGGHGQFIILIEELDLMVVVTAHDTKPSTLQKTAERILPAFIQNSIQTMNGKSDSQDKFPVLEGPYFGEKPPGSTPEIFAPGIISLNGRTEYGISFSPKLDEVYFSAKNKISGDAAIYFSKLEGKKWTPIKKANFTKGKKDTEMQPFVSFSGKKIYFTAHNSDLTDSKIWYVNRLEDSWGDAIQLDSPINDDEVFHASPAKNGDLFYFNLSKMKLYYAPNKNDEFPEVQEVEIEFGFHGFIAPSQDFLVVDARNKDDKRKDNDLYVYFKKQDGTWTKPINLGKEVNSNFNESVPSITPDGKYLFFSRKTEEGGLKNFYWVSTEVIHKLKKAYFKKE from the coding sequence ATGAAAAACAAAACAGGACTCCTACTTTTAATTCTTCTTATAATAACAAATAGTAGCTTTGCCCAACAAAGTGATCCCCAAGCACCCGAGGCTACATCTGCCGAAGTCAGGCTCTTGTCCAGGGATCTTTCTGAACTCAAAGACCCCTTTATCGATGCAACACCAACCGATAGAAAAGACGGTATCCTCGTGGGCGAATTAGGCATCGATGGTGGCAATAAAGCGATGATTATTAAGCTGGCCCAGGAGATCGCCGACAATAAACATGGTCCTTTCGATAGCTTTCTTATTGCCCATAAGGGTAAGCTCATCTTTGAATCCTATTATTCACGTGGTCGCATCAACCTGCCTCATTACCAAGCGTCAGCGACTAAAACCTATACTGGCTTTGCGCTTGGCCGCGCTATACAGTTGGGGTATCTCACCATGGCCGATTTAGACAAACCTCTAGTTAGTTTTCTCAAAGACCTAGACCCGACAAAATTTGTTGCCGGTGTAGAAAAAATCACCCTACACCACGCGCTCACGATGACTTCTGGTATCCGCATCACTAAAGAACAGGAAGAAGAATTCAAGAAAAATCCAAGCCTGTTAAAAGGTCAAGGGAAAGTTCAGGCCATTCTCGAGCATAGCACGCCTATTACCATAGCGTCTCAAAGTTTTAAATATGGGGGCGGTCCAGAGTTGGTAATGCAAGTTATTGACGCCGTGGTACCGGGATCGGCTAAAGACTTTATTAAAAAAGAACTCCTCGATAAATTGGGCATCACTAATTATGGCTGGCGGACTGATAATGTTACCGGCCTGCCAGAATCTGGTTGGCGCTCGAGCATGACATCGCGCGATATGGTCAAATGGGGCACTTTGGCCGTTAACAAAGGTAAATGGAATGGAGAACAGCTGGTTCCGGAAGCGTTTATCGACAGAGCAACTAGTAGGATCCTCTATACTGGCGATGATGATCCCTTCGGCGGCGGCAAAGATGTCTCTGATTATGGTTATGGTTATTTCTGGTGGAATGCGGAATTGAAATCCGGCAATAAAAGTTATTTCAGCACATCTGCTCAGGGCGGTCACGGCCAGTTTATCATTCTAATCGAGGAACTTGACTTGATGGTTGTGGTTACTGCTCATGATACAAAACCTAGCACCCTGCAAAAAACGGCAGAGAGGATCTTACCCGCTTTTATTCAAAATTCTATTCAAACTATGAACGGAAAAAGTGATAGCCAGGATAAATTCCCAGTCCTCGAAGGCCCTTATTTTGGAGAAAAGCCACCGGGTTCAACCCCTGAAATTTTTGCTCCTGGAATTATTTCATTAAATGGAAGAACTGAGTATGGCATTTCGTTTTCTCCTAAATTAGATGAAGTATATTTTTCAGCTAAAAATAAAATAAGCGGAGACGCAGCTATTTATTTCTCAAAACTCGAAGGAAAAAAATGGACACCTATTAAAAAAGCAAATTTCACTAAAGGTAAAAAAGATACCGAAATGCAACCCTTTGTTAGTTTTAGTGGTAAAAAGATTTATTTCACAGCTCATAACTCAGACTTAACGGACAGTAAAATTTGGTATGTAAACCGTTTGGAGGATTCCTGGGGCGATGCAATACAACTTGATTCACCTATAAATGATGATGAAGTTTTTCATGCGAGTCCAGCAAAAAATGGAGATCTATTTTATTTTAATCTATCAAAAATGAAACTGTATTATGCACCCAACAAAAACGATGAATTTCCCGAAGTACAGGAAGTTGAAATTGAATTTGGGTTTCACGGTTTTATTGCCCCATCTCAAGATTTTTTAGTGGTAGATGCTCGAAATAAAGATGACAAAAGAAAAGACAATGATCTTTATGTCTATTTTAAGAAGCAAGACGGAACATGGACAAAACCAATTAACCTTGGAAAAGAAGTAAATTCTAACTTTAATGAATCTGTCCCGAGTATCACTCCAGATGGTAAATATTTGTTTTTTAGTCGAAAAACCGAAGAAGGTGGATTAAAAAACTTTTATTGGGTGAGTACAGAAGTTATCCATAAGTTAAAAAAGGCTTATTTTAAGAAGGAGTAA
- a CDS encoding sensor histidine kinase has translation MIKKSLKNTILINIGAFLLVLILEILSGWLIRDRFDTNYSFYLWGLSYAAYIMGIVWINHFVFIPFFLDKRRYFLYGILLIASIFLGAYLKANVKGWHDVSKFFFFFIYTTGTGMAAFFLRRNMIIQRENVEKEKLQKEMELNYLKEQVNPHFLFNSLNSIYSLSRQQSPETPDLVMQLSELMRYQLESSKKDTVLLKEELEFIENYLLLEEKRLSKRCNVEFLIGGDWLDLRIAPMLLIPFVENAVKHGAQSTNEQSKIDISVAIKKTALHFCVVNSKPPMDSASKRKGLGLENVRRRLNLLYPNSHLLEINDKEKVYHVNLSIDLTVSILKKNR, from the coding sequence ATGATTAAAAAGTCTTTGAAGAATACAATACTCATTAACATAGGAGCCTTTTTATTGGTATTGATACTTGAAATATTGAGTGGATGGTTAATTAGAGATCGATTTGACACTAATTATTCTTTTTATTTATGGGGACTTAGTTATGCAGCTTATATTATGGGTATCGTTTGGATAAATCATTTTGTTTTCATTCCTTTTTTCTTAGATAAGAGAAGATATTTTTTATATGGAATACTACTCATTGCTAGCATATTTCTTGGCGCTTATTTAAAAGCAAATGTGAAAGGTTGGCATGATGTTTCCAAATTCTTTTTCTTTTTTATTTATACGACTGGAACCGGTATGGCTGCTTTTTTTTTAAGAAGAAATATGATCATCCAAAGAGAAAATGTTGAGAAAGAAAAATTACAAAAAGAGATGGAGCTTAACTATTTGAAAGAGCAAGTGAATCCTCATTTTTTATTTAACTCATTAAATAGTATTTATTCACTTTCCAGACAGCAATCGCCAGAAACACCTGATCTTGTAATGCAGCTCTCAGAACTAATGAGGTATCAATTAGAGAGTTCTAAAAAAGATACCGTTTTATTAAAAGAAGAGCTTGAATTTATAGAAAATTATTTATTACTTGAAGAAAAAAGATTGAGTAAACGTTGTAATGTTGAATTTTTAATTGGAGGAGACTGGTTGGACTTAAGGATTGCTCCAATGTTACTAATCCCATTTGTTGAAAATGCTGTTAAACATGGTGCCCAAAGTACTAATGAACAGAGTAAAATTGATATTTCTGTGGCTATAAAAAAAACCGCCCTTCATTTTTGTGTAGTTAATTCAAAACCTCCCATGGATTCTGCATCGAAAAGAAAAGGGCTGGGTCTTGAAAACGTGAGAAGACGTTTGAATCTATTATATCCTAATTCTCACTTATTAGAAATTAATGATAAAGAAAAAGTATATCATGTAAATTTATCTATTGATTTAACAGTTTCAATACTAAAAAAAAATAGATAA
- a CDS encoding LytR/AlgR family response regulator transcription factor — protein MIKIGIVDDEILARKVLEDYCSKIDNFELVLSTGNPHEFINFTQQNEVDLIFLDIEMPELNGMEILRSMIKPPKVILTTAYSEYALESYNYGVVDYLLKPIKIERFLKAINKVSASKITQPKKNSGSEELQIKYDGMPVNIPFKSILYIQSFGNYLKIFTDSRMYLISETLININTLLSENFKRTHKSYISNLSRVTKATRTYLLIENNKVPVSAMYKVIVFKKLEVLAKL, from the coding sequence ATGATTAAAATTGGTATCGTAGATGATGAAATACTAGCACGTAAAGTGTTAGAAGATTATTGTTCTAAAATTGACAACTTTGAATTAGTATTAAGCACAGGGAATCCACATGAATTTATCAATTTCACTCAGCAAAATGAAGTTGATCTCATTTTTCTTGATATAGAAATGCCTGAACTTAATGGCATGGAAATTTTGCGTTCTATGATAAAACCACCTAAAGTTATTTTAACTACGGCTTATTCTGAGTATGCATTAGAAAGTTATAATTATGGTGTTGTAGATTATTTGTTGAAACCTATAAAAATTGAACGTTTTTTGAAAGCAATAAACAAAGTTTCAGCTTCAAAAATAACTCAACCTAAAAAAAATAGTGGAAGTGAAGAACTTCAAATAAAATATGATGGAATGCCCGTTAATATTCCATTTAAATCAATTCTGTATATTCAGAGTTTTGGAAATTATTTGAAAATTTTTACAGATTCAAGAATGTACTTGATCTCCGAAACGCTTATTAATATCAACACATTATTATCTGAAAATTTCAAACGCACACATAAATCATATATTTCCAATTTGAGTAGAGTTACAAAGGCAACAAGAACGTATTTGTTAATTGAAAATAATAAAGTCCCAGTTAGTGCTATGTATAAGGTTATTGTTTTTAAAAAATTGGAAGTTTTAGCAAAATTATAA
- a CDS encoding type II toxin-antitoxin system RelE/ParE family toxin has protein sequence MGVYKVSGKAESDLTKMYEYGIEAFGLKQAKTYLLGIHDIFQILSDNINLGRDASEFVWSLKRFSYKSHTIFYLATDIDILIVRVLNQSMYYEKNLYL, from the coding sequence ATGGGCGTTTATAAAGTATCTGGAAAAGCCGAAAGTGATCTTACCAAAATGTACGAATATGGAATTGAAGCGTTTGGATTAAAACAAGCGAAAACATATCTATTGGGAATACACGATATCTTTCAAATTCTATCAGATAACATTAATCTTGGACGCGATGCTTCAGAATTTGTATGGTCTTTAAAAAGGTTTTCTTATAAATCTCACACTATTTTTTATTTGGCTACAGATATTGATATTTTGATTGTTCGTGTGCTAAATCAAAGTATGTATTATGAAAAGAATTTATATTTATAG
- a CDS encoding type II toxin-antitoxin system ParD family antitoxin, whose translation MSTIRKTITFTEKQDKWIKSRITIGEFTNDSEYLRDLVRRDQAKNAKFSVLKAAITEGMESGISHKSVPDIMKEVEERMRADGRL comes from the coding sequence ATGTCTACAATTAGAAAAACAATAACATTTACAGAAAAACAAGATAAGTGGATAAAATCACGAATTACTATTGGAGAATTTACTAATGATAGTGAATATCTTCGTGATTTGGTTAGACGTGACCAAGCAAAAAATGCCAAATTTTCCGTTCTTAAAGCAGCCATAACAGAAGGTATGGAAAGTGGCATTAGCCATAAATCTGTTCCTGATATTATGAAAGAAGTCGAAGAACGAATGCGAGCAGATGGGCGTTTATAA
- a CDS encoding cytochrome ubiquinol oxidase subunit I, giving the protein MEDMLFYDRLQFAFTITFHYIFPQLTMGLSLLIVYFKWKYLRNKIEKYNNAAKFFMKIFAINFTMGVITGIPMEFQFGTNWAKFSELTGGIIGQTLAMEGMFSFFLESSFLALFIFGEKLMGQKLHFLTGFLVFLGSWASGWFILATNAWMQHPVGYEILDNGKYVLQNFSALFSNPWLLPAFLHNQLASVVTSSFVVASIGAFYILRNKHTEHGKLFLKTGVVFGLISSILLAFPTGDWNAKNVAKYQPASFAAMEGIFETENAGAEIVLIGQPNMVEKKLDNKIAVPNILSFLTYQEWDKQIPGMDQFKKEELPDNIPALYYSYHIMVGLGTIFIGIMALAFFFLWQKKLYKLKPLLWIIMFLVPFPYIANITGWYTAELGRQPYLVYGLLKTSDGISPTVSSGNTLFTLLGFVALYMLLGLLFLVLVGKTINEGPKPQTH; this is encoded by the coding sequence ATGGAAGACATGCTCTTTTACGATAGATTGCAATTTGCATTTACTATCACATTTCACTATATATTTCCACAATTAACAATGGGATTATCATTATTGATAGTCTATTTTAAGTGGAAATATTTAAGAAATAAAATTGAAAAATATAATAATGCAGCAAAATTTTTTATGAAAATTTTTGCTATTAATTTTACAATGGGAGTAATAACAGGAATTCCTATGGAATTTCAATTTGGTACCAATTGGGCAAAATTTTCGGAACTAACAGGTGGTATTATTGGTCAAACGCTTGCTATGGAAGGCATGTTCTCTTTCTTTTTAGAATCCTCGTTTTTAGCGCTATTTATTTTTGGTGAAAAATTAATGGGACAAAAACTACACTTCTTAACAGGGTTTTTAGTGTTTTTAGGGTCTTGGGCAAGTGGTTGGTTTATTTTAGCAACTAATGCTTGGATGCAACATCCGGTAGGTTATGAAATTTTAGATAATGGTAAATACGTGTTGCAAAACTTTTCGGCACTGTTTAGTAACCCTTGGCTTCTACCTGCTTTTTTGCATAATCAATTAGCGTCTGTTGTAACATCTTCTTTTGTTGTAGCAAGTATAGGCGCTTTTTATATTTTAAGAAATAAACATACTGAACACGGAAAATTATTTTTAAAAACAGGTGTAGTTTTTGGATTAATTTCTAGTATTTTATTAGCTTTTCCTACAGGGGATTGGAATGCTAAAAATGTTGCAAAATACCAACCAGCATCTTTTGCTGCGATGGAAGGAATTTTTGAAACAGAAAACGCTGGAGCTGAAATTGTACTTATTGGTCAACCAAATATGGTTGAAAAAAAATTAGACAATAAAATTGCCGTACCAAATATATTAAGTTTTTTAACCTATCAAGAATGGGATAAACAAATCCCAGGAATGGATCAATTTAAAAAAGAAGAATTGCCAGATAATATTCCTGCACTTTACTATTCCTATCATATAATGGTTGGTTTAGGCACAATATTTATTGGCATAATGGCATTAGCATTTTTCTTTTTATGGCAAAAAAAATTGTACAAATTAAAACCATTACTTTGGATAATTATGTTTTTAGTTCCGTTTCCGTATATAGCAAACATTACTGGTTGGTATACAGCAGAATTAGGAAGACAACCTTATCTCGTTTACGGTTTATTAAAAACAAGCGATGGGATTTCTCCAACAGTTTCATCAGGTAATACATTATTTACTTTACTTGGTTTTGTTGCTTTATATATGTTACTAGGTTTATTATTTTTAGTCTTAGTTGGTAAAACTATTAACGAAGGTCCAAAACCTCAAACACATTAA
- the cydB gene encoding cytochrome d ubiquinol oxidase subunit II, producing the protein MEIFWYIIIAIVLAVFFILDGYDFGTGIIHLFFAKKEKDKEVIAKSAGLFWDSNEVWLVAGGGMLFMAFPTFYASVFSGFYLPLIIVLWLIIFRAIGLEFRSQFKYQMWKDIWDKSFGVSSLLLALFFGIALGNIVRGVNLGGVENGVSVYEGHYFFLPLWDSSFSPLSKTPGVIDWFTIIIGLISVVTLAIHGANWVILKTNSSINNKLKSVIFKLNIVLTVLTIFSLIVWQIVNPNSLDNFIDKPYLIVFPIIYFIGLFGLFFIKKIKKDIYSFALSTLLILGGITSSLASLFPVILPSINEINEPLTIYNTSASEYGLSVALTWGIIGFILLFVYMIIQKRLMGGKIDKMDYGH; encoded by the coding sequence ATGGAAATATTCTGGTACATAATAATAGCTATTGTTTTAGCTGTATTTTTTATTTTAGATGGTTATGATTTTGGAACAGGAATAATTCATTTGTTTTTTGCAAAAAAGGAAAAAGATAAAGAAGTAATTGCAAAATCCGCAGGTTTATTTTGGGATTCTAATGAGGTTTGGTTAGTTGCTGGTGGAGGAATGCTTTTCATGGCTTTTCCAACTTTCTACGCATCTGTTTTTAGTGGTTTCTACTTACCATTAATAATAGTCTTGTGGTTAATTATTTTTAGAGCTATTGGGCTAGAATTTAGAAGCCAATTTAAGTATCAAATGTGGAAAGATATTTGGGATAAGTCTTTTGGGGTTTCTAGTTTATTATTGGCCTTATTTTTTGGTATTGCTTTGGGTAATATAGTTAGAGGTGTAAATTTAGGTGGTGTTGAAAATGGAGTGTCTGTTTATGAAGGACATTATTTTTTCTTACCATTATGGGATAGTAGTTTTAGTCCATTAAGCAAAACACCTGGAGTTATAGATTGGTTTACAATTATTATAGGTTTAATATCTGTTGTTACTTTAGCTATTCATGGTGCTAATTGGGTGATTTTAAAAACCAATTCATCAATAAATAATAAACTTAAAAGTGTCATTTTTAAGTTAAATATTGTGCTAACGGTACTTACAATATTTTCTTTAATAGTATGGCAAATAGTTAATCCCAATTCTTTAGATAATTTTATTGACAAACCATATTTAATAGTATTTCCTATTATTTATTTTATCGGATTATTTGGATTATTCTTTATTAAAAAAATAAAAAAAGACATCTATAGTTTTGCGTTGTCAACCTTGTTAATCTTAGGAGGAATTACATCATCATTAGCATCATTATTTCCAGTAATATTGCCTTCTATTAATGAAATTAATGAGCCTTTAACAATATATAATACTTCTGCATCAGAATATGGTTTATCTGTAGCTTTAACTTGGGGAATTATTGGCTTTATCCTTCTTTTTGTTTACATGATTATCCAAAAAAGATTAATGGGAGGAAAAATAGATAAAATGGATTATGGACATTAG
- a CDS encoding TetR/AcrR family transcriptional regulator — MKKAKDDNTEGQILDAAKNVFQSKGMDGARMQEIADKAGINKAMLHYYYRSKQLLFEAVFKNAFSLLAPQLNAILNDDSSIEDKIKNFTSNYIAFIIKHPYLPNFIIQELNRNPAFILKLKENKGFPNLEKFKKQVALEVEKGIIKPISAEQLFINILALNVFPFVAKPLIMAFTNVNDKTYKQLMENRKTEVADFIINSIKKH; from the coding sequence ATGAAGAAAGCAAAAGACGATAACACCGAAGGCCAAATATTGGATGCCGCAAAAAATGTATTTCAATCCAAAGGAATGGACGGTGCACGTATGCAAGAAATAGCAGATAAAGCAGGAATTAACAAAGCCATGCTTCATTACTATTACAGAAGTAAGCAACTACTTTTTGAAGCTGTTTTTAAAAACGCATTCTCATTATTAGCGCCTCAACTAAATGCCATTTTAAATGATGATTCTTCCATTGAAGATAAAATAAAAAATTTCACATCAAACTATATTGCATTTATTATAAAGCATCCTTATTTGCCGAATTTTATCATTCAGGAACTCAATAGAAATCCAGCGTTTATTTTAAAACTTAAAGAAAACAAAGGATTTCCTAATCTTGAAAAATTTAAAAAACAGGTTGCTCTCGAAGTTGAAAAAGGCATTATAAAGCCAATAAGTGCCGAACAATTATTTATCAATATTTTGGCACTTAATGTTTTTCCATTTGTTGCAAAGCCTTTAATCATGGCATTTACAAACGTAAATGATAAAACCTACAAACAACTTATGGAAAATCGTAAAACTGAAGTCGCAGACTTTATTATTAATTCTATAAAGAAACATTAA
- a CDS encoding TolC family protein: MKRFIIILIILTTLPSVAQQSITLEECYSLVAKNYPLAKQSQLFEAQNKLDTDVISNAKLPQFNLDAQATYQSDVIEIPIPNSNIESLNKDQYRATLSVNQLIYNGGATDATLNVKTAEIRTKQKQVDVNLYQLKQKINQLYFSILLSQETNVLLEAKQAQLQAKLGEVQSGITYGVILPSSDKVLEAELLKLNQQFREVKSNKASLIATLSSIIGQSLDDSTIFRNPLVETPLKTELNRPELELFQLKRDEIESNEALIAKQNSPKLLGFATGGYGNPGLNMLDNSFQTFYTVGIKLNWNVFDWNSNKKQRESLAINKDIVDTETETFKLNTNIELNQQQKEIYKIEGFIESDLEIINLRKDVLKSADSQLKNGVITASAYITELTNLYEDENTLVKHNIQLQLAKANYNVINGQ; encoded by the coding sequence ATGAAACGCTTCATAATTATTCTAATAATCCTAACAACGCTTCCAAGTGTAGCACAACAAAGTATCACACTGGAAGAATGCTACAGTTTAGTAGCTAAAAATTATCCTTTAGCAAAACAATCACAACTCTTTGAAGCACAAAATAAATTGGATACAGACGTTATTTCCAATGCCAAATTGCCACAATTTAATTTGGATGCTCAAGCTACCTATCAATCTGATGTGATTGAAATTCCTATTCCAAATTCTAATATAGAATCTTTAAATAAAGACCAATATCGTGCAACACTTTCTGTTAACCAACTTATTTATAATGGAGGTGCAACAGATGCTACTTTAAACGTAAAAACCGCTGAAATCAGAACCAAACAAAAACAGGTTGATGTCAATCTGTATCAATTAAAACAAAAGATTAACCAATTATACTTTTCAATTTTATTATCGCAGGAAACCAATGTATTGTTAGAAGCAAAACAAGCACAGTTACAAGCAAAATTGGGCGAAGTACAATCAGGCATTACATATGGCGTGATTTTACCTTCATCCGATAAGGTTCTTGAGGCTGAACTTTTAAAACTAAATCAACAATTTAGGGAAGTAAAAAGTAATAAGGCATCTTTAATAGCAACGCTTTCGAGTATTATTGGTCAATCTTTGGATGATTCGACAATCTTTCGAAACCCTTTGGTTGAAACACCATTAAAAACCGAATTAAACAGACCAGAATTGGAATTATTTCAACTTAAAAGGGATGAAATAGAAAGTAATGAAGCTTTAATAGCCAAACAAAATTCGCCAAAACTACTCGGTTTTGCAACTGGTGGTTATGGTAATCCAGGACTAAATATGCTCGATAATTCATTTCAAACTTTTTATACCGTTGGCATCAAATTAAATTGGAATGTATTCGATTGGAATTCCAACAAAAAACAACGCGAATCCTTGGCCATTAATAAAGATATTGTGGATACAGAGACCGAAACCTTCAAGTTGAATACTAACATAGAACTGAATCAGCAACAAAAGGAAATTTATAAAATTGAAGGCTTTATTGAATCAGATTTAGAGATTATAAACCTTAGGAAAGACGTGCTTAAATCGGCAGACTCGCAACTTAAAAATGGGGTGATAACAGCTTCGGCATATATAACAGAACTGACCAATTTATACGAAGATGAAAACACTTTGGTTAAACATAACATCCAATTACAACTTGCAAAAGCAAATTACAACGTTATTAACGGACAATAA